The following coding sequences lie in one Rutidosis leptorrhynchoides isolate AG116_Rl617_1_P2 chromosome 4, CSIRO_AGI_Rlap_v1, whole genome shotgun sequence genomic window:
- the LOC139844862 gene encoding uncharacterized protein isoform X2: MASVTLTRFFITLILTLVPLITHSIPFVVFHGVADSCTKKGVKHFTDSLGEWSNTQGYCIEIGNGVWDSWFMPFEDQVKNMSELSQGYNIVGLSQGNMVGRGVLEFCDGAPPVNNFVSVAGPHAGEASIPFCGTGLLCVLLDSLIKLAIYSSFVQEHFAPSNYIKIPTDLDAYREGCKFLPKLNNEFEKNATYKERFSSLNNLVLIMFDKESVLVPKETSWFGYFPDGAWDPILPPQETRLYIEDWIGLRILDEAGRVKFINVTGGHLDICEDDMKEYIIPYLIDEETLENPVLTKSSRAQPSSSSDGNSFIRKLGGIQDF; the protein is encoded by the exons ATGGCTTCCGTTACACTAACAAGGTTTTTTATTACTTTAATTTTGACTTTGGTGCCCCTGATCACACACTCCATCCCTTTTGTTGTCTTTCATG GCGTTGCGGATAGTTGCACGAAGAAAGGAGTAAAGCATTTCACTGATTCTTTAGGCGAGTGGTCTAATACTCAAGGATATTGCAT AGAAATTGGAAACGGAGTATGGGATTCCTGGTTTATGCCATTTGAAGATCAG GTGAAGAACATGAGTGAGCTTAGTCAAGGTTACAACATAGTTGGACTTTCCCAG GGTAATATGGTAGGCAGAGGAGTTCTTGAGTTTTGTGACGGAGCGCCTCCT GTGAATAACTTCGTATCTGTAGCAGGACCTCATGCTGGGGAAGCGTCAATCCCGTTTTGTGGT ACTGGTTTATTGTGTGTTTTGTTGGATAGTTTGATTAAGCTGGCAATATATAGTAGTTTTGTCCAG GAACACTTTGCTCCATCAAATTACATTAAGATCCCAACT GATCTTGATGCCTATCGTGAAGGGTGTAAATTTCTCCCAAAGCTGAACAACGAGTTTGAAAAAAACGCTACTTACAAAGAAAGGTTCTCCAGCTTAAATAATCTGGTGCTTATCATG TTTGATAAAGAATCAGTTTTGGTACCCAAAGAAACCTCTTGGTTCGGATATTTCCCTGATGGAGCATGGGATCCTATACTTCCACCACAAGAG ACACGACTCTATATAGAAGACTGGATTGGTTTGAGGATATTGGATGAGGCTGGGAGGGTCAAATTTATAAACGTGACGGGAGGACATCTCGACATTTGTGAAGATGATATGAAGGAGTACATTATTCCGTATTTAATTGATGAGGAAACACTTGAGAATCCAGTTCTTACAAAGTCATCTCGTGCACAACCTTCGTCTTCTTCTGATGGCAATAGTTTCATTAGAAAACTAGGTGGAATTCAAGATTTTTAA
- the LOC139844862 gene encoding uncharacterized protein isoform X1, with amino-acid sequence MASVTLTRFFITLILTLVPLITHSIPFVVFHGVADSCTKKGVKHFTDSLGEWSNTQGYCIEIGNGVWDSWFMPFEDQIEIACEKVKNMSELSQGYNIVGLSQGNMVGRGVLEFCDGAPPVNNFVSVAGPHAGEASIPFCGTGLLCVLLDSLIKLAIYSSFVQEHFAPSNYIKIPTDLDAYREGCKFLPKLNNEFEKNATYKERFSSLNNLVLIMFDKESVLVPKETSWFGYFPDGAWDPILPPQETRLYIEDWIGLRILDEAGRVKFINVTGGHLDICEDDMKEYIIPYLIDEETLENPVLTKSSRAQPSSSSDGNSFIRKLGGIQDF; translated from the exons ATGGCTTCCGTTACACTAACAAGGTTTTTTATTACTTTAATTTTGACTTTGGTGCCCCTGATCACACACTCCATCCCTTTTGTTGTCTTTCATG GCGTTGCGGATAGTTGCACGAAGAAAGGAGTAAAGCATTTCACTGATTCTTTAGGCGAGTGGTCTAATACTCAAGGATATTGCAT AGAAATTGGAAACGGAGTATGGGATTCCTGGTTTATGCCATTTGAAGATCAG ATTGAAATTGCTTGCGAGAAG GTGAAGAACATGAGTGAGCTTAGTCAAGGTTACAACATAGTTGGACTTTCCCAG GGTAATATGGTAGGCAGAGGAGTTCTTGAGTTTTGTGACGGAGCGCCTCCT GTGAATAACTTCGTATCTGTAGCAGGACCTCATGCTGGGGAAGCGTCAATCCCGTTTTGTGGT ACTGGTTTATTGTGTGTTTTGTTGGATAGTTTGATTAAGCTGGCAATATATAGTAGTTTTGTCCAG GAACACTTTGCTCCATCAAATTACATTAAGATCCCAACT GATCTTGATGCCTATCGTGAAGGGTGTAAATTTCTCCCAAAGCTGAACAACGAGTTTGAAAAAAACGCTACTTACAAAGAAAGGTTCTCCAGCTTAAATAATCTGGTGCTTATCATG TTTGATAAAGAATCAGTTTTGGTACCCAAAGAAACCTCTTGGTTCGGATATTTCCCTGATGGAGCATGGGATCCTATACTTCCACCACAAGAG ACACGACTCTATATAGAAGACTGGATTGGTTTGAGGATATTGGATGAGGCTGGGAGGGTCAAATTTATAAACGTGACGGGAGGACATCTCGACATTTGTGAAGATGATATGAAGGAGTACATTATTCCGTATTTAATTGATGAGGAAACACTTGAGAATCCAGTTCTTACAAAGTCATCTCGTGCACAACCTTCGTCTTCTTCTGATGGCAATAGTTTCATTAGAAAACTAGGTGGAATTCAAGATTTTTAA